A single region of the Fusarium fujikuroi IMI 58289 draft genome, chromosome FFUJ_chr05 genome encodes:
- a CDS encoding probable porphobilinogen synthase: protein MSFSSLVQDLSLRDSNGARRPQIPGPRSSVSTLDDRASHVSRAMSYTSTAATSVSISGDISSQLHGGYFHPLARSWQAERQLTKSMLIYPLFVTDGEGDMILVPSLPGQHQLSCDKLIPFLEPLVHKGLRSVMLFGVPMQTGTKDALGTAADDPEGPVIKAIQIIRRRFPQLFICCDVCLCEYTSHGHCGILRDDGSLNNQLSVDRISDVAIAYAKAGAHCVAPSDMNDGRIRAIKLKLIEEGIAHKTVLMSYSAKFSGCLYGPFRDAAGSAPSFGDRKCYQLPPGGRGLARRAIVRDINEGADIIMVKPASQYLDIISDAKDLGKDLPVAAYQVSGEYAMIHAGAKAGVFDLKAMAFESTEGILRAGATIVVSYFTPDFLDWLEN from the exons ATGTCTTTCTCCAGCCTTGTTCAGGACTTGAGCCTTCGCGACTCCAATGGCGCTCGCCGCCCTCAGATCCCCGGTCCCCGCTCATCCGTCTCGACTCTCGATGACCGAGCTTCACACGTCTCGCGTGCTATGTCCTACACCAGCACTGCTGCAACCAGCGTTAGCATTTCCGGCGACATTTCAAGCCAACTTCATGGTGGTTACTTCCACCCTCTGGCCCGTTCATGGCAGGCCGAGCGCCAACTCACAAAG TCCATGCTCATCTACCCTCTGTTCGTCACCGATGGCGAAGGCGACATGATTCTCGTCCCTTCTCTACCCGGCCAGCACCAGCTCAGCTGTGACAAGCTGATTCCCTTCCTCGAGCCTCTCGTTCATAAGGGCCTCCGCTCTGTTATGCTCTTTGGTGTTCCCATGCAAACCGGCACAAAGGACGCTCTAGGTACCGCCGCCGACGACCCTGAGGGACctgtcatcaaggccattcaAATCATTCGCCGCCGTTTCCCACagctcttcatctgctgtGATGTCTGTCTTTGCGAGTACACTTCTCATGGTCATTGCGGTATTCTCCGTGATGATGGCAGTCTGAACAACCAGTTGTCTGTCGACCGTATCTCTGATGTCGCCATCGCTTATGCCAAGGCTGGCGCTCACTGCGTAGCTCCTTCAGACATGAACGACGGCCGCATTCGCGCCATCAAGCTTAAACTGATTGAGGAGGGAATTGCCCACAAGACCGTTCTTATGTCGTACTCTGCCAAGTTCTCAGGCTGCTTGTATGGCCCATTCCGAGATGCCGCCGGCTCAGCACCTTCATTTGGTGACCGCAAGTGCTACCAGCTTCCTCCCGGTGGTCGTGGCCTCGCACGACGTGCCATCGTGCGAGATATCAATGAGGGAGCCGATATTATTATGGTGAAGCCTGCTAGTCAGTATCTGGACATTATCAGTGATGCCAAGGACCTGGGTAAAGATCTTCCCGTGGCTGCATACCAGGTTAGTGGCGAGTATGCTATGATACATGCCGGGGCCAAGGCTGGAGTCTTCGATCTCAAGGCAATGGCTTTCGAGTCAACAGAAGGCATTCTTCGAGCTGGCGCTACTATTGTGGTCAGCTACTTCACTCCTGACTTCCTCGACTGGCTCGAAAACTAA